Genomic segment of Prionailurus viverrinus isolate Anna chromosome B4, UM_Priviv_1.0, whole genome shotgun sequence:
ATTTTAATTAATACCTCTAAAAACAATCCTTCAGCCCGACAGTAATTTCCAGACCTAACCTTTGAGTCAGAAGAGagccaatttgaaaagaaatgggtGCCTCATCACTGTCTGCCAAGGGGCTGGTCATAAACCATTCCCTAAAGGCGACAGAATACCTCTATTTGGGTACGGTGAGTCATGCCTTTTTTAGCCATTTACCTATACCTGGCTCACTGCtctataaatgatttttatttatcttaatattatttttgtgcataataactataataaacaACCCTGTCAGTGCCGCCTGGTggccattttcccttttttgttgttgttgtttgtttgttttgttttgttttgttttgatttaccTGTCTTGTGGGTTCCTTGAGcttttttaattcctttagaAGTgacaggtgggaggaagggggagggcaggaTTTTGTGCCCTTCCTTATACATTTAGAGTATTTGTCTTCCACTTTTGAAAAAACTCTGATACTGAATTAGGCCTTTGGAATAAATCCTGCCTTAATGCTGCTTAATAGAGACCTGGGTTAGAACGGAAAAGGTCTGATTTCGAGGGGGCGGGTGATCTGAAGCCCAATGAGCCCTCGTTAAATCTAAGTTGGCCACAGCGGGGTTCCCTGGGCCACCCAATAAGCAACATTAAAGCCAGAGAACCCAGACCAGACTTCAGGCTGCAGGTTGCAAGGCCTTGCCCGAGTGCGGCTGCTGATTCAGCGCGCGAGCCTCAGGTCCGATTACACTTTTAGGCAGTTACAAATACTATTGTCCTCTTCTGACTGAGAAATTAGACACACTTTGTTTTCGCACTGACCGCGAATTTCTCAAGCAAACGGTAAAGTGGCCCCGGCATAAAAGTGCCCACCCGTGGCCCTTGTGGCAGAGCCGACCAGCTCAGGAGAATAAGTCCCAGGGGCCCGGGCGCTGCTCTGAGGCTGGTTCACAGTCAAGGCCAAGGCCACTGCCTCTCGAGAGAAGGCGGGGTTGGAAAGACTACCCAGCCGGCGGCCCGGGGCTCCCTGGCGGTGAGGCCCGTCGCCCCAGGGCCGGCTCGGCCTCCGGCCCTCCTTGCCCCCAGCCTGTGCGGCCTCCTACCCCAGCCGGTGGAGTCAGGGCTCTGCGTTTGGGTGCGTGTTTTACGGAGTGCACTCACGAatctcaacttttttcttttgtcatcaaCACTCTTTACTTCTCCCCCTTCTTCTGCTGGGGCTGAAATCTAAACAGGAGTTTGCGTCTTGCATTTGACTATATGCTTGTTTCCGAGGTCTGGGACGCCGCAAGGGCCCTGGCGACCGCAAGTCCCCGGTCCCTCTTCGGCTCGGGACGCCCCACACTTGGACTCGCTCTTTCGGGTCCCTTCTTTCTCCAGCGGGCCCCTTTCTCCCCCGAGTTTGCCACCCTGGCACGCCCACTTCGGGGCTCCCCGCTAGCCGTCCTATTCCAGGCAAAGCCTGAGAGCGACCCTAAGCTGCAGAAGATCCCCCGGCCGAGGGTAGCGTCCCTCTGCCGGCCTCCCGGGGCACAGGCTGCCCAGGGGACCGAGCTCCCAGCTCCCCTGCCCTCGAGGGTCGCTCTCGCACTGGCGCGCACAGCGAGCGCAGGTCCTAGCTTGGGAACCGCCCTCTCCAGGCCTCCGGGCGCCCTCTTAGGCCCGCGACCCCCGCCTCTCCAGGGAGTAACAGCGTCCCCTCGGCTCCACTCCCGGGAGCCCGGCTGCCGCGCCCTTCCTCCGCGGGCTCCCACCCCCATTTCCGGGGTCTCCTCCCTCTTGCCTGCACCTTCCCGCGctccctccccgcccaccccgcTGCCCGCCGGCACTCACCTGGTTGTTCTTGCAGAGATCAGCCCACATGCTGGTGCCGTCCCCTCCGCGCATCAGGACGTGGTAGGTGAAGAAGTAGATGCCCGGGATAGAGCAGGTGAACTTGCCCGTGGTGGGATCGTAGTGGTTACCGAGGTTGGTGACCACGTCGTCGAACTTGAGCACCTCGTAGCCTTCGTGCTGCCGCTTGAGGCCGGCGTAGAAGGCGATCTTGGGCACCGTGCTGTAGGTGGCGGCGCTGATGGCCCCGGCCGCGTTCAGGCCGGGCGCCCCGGGCGGGCCCGGCAGGCCTTGGCGGCCGGGCTCGCCCTTCTCGCCCGGAGGGCCCACGGGACCCGGCGGCCCGGGCTCACCGGGGGGCCCGCGCGGGCCCGCCTTCCCCGGCCTGCCGGCCTCGCCTTTGGGGCCCTGGATGAAGGTGGGCAGGGACTG
This window contains:
- the C1QL3 gene encoding complement C1q-like protein 3; this encodes MVLLLVILIPVLVSSAGTSAHYEMLGTCRMVCDPYGGTKAPSTAATPDRGLMQSLPTFIQGPKGEAGRPGKAGPRGPPGEPGPPGPVGPPGEKGEPGRQGLPGPPGAPGLNAAGAISAATYSTVPKIAFYAGLKRQHEGYEVLKFDDVVTNLGNHYDPTTGKFTCSIPGIYFFTYHVLMRGGDGTSMWADLCKNNQVRASAIAQDADQNYDYASNSVVLHLEPGDEVYIKLDGGKAHGGNNNKYSTFSGFIIYAD